The Arachis duranensis cultivar V14167 chromosome 2, aradu.V14167.gnm2.J7QH, whole genome shotgun sequence genome has a window encoding:
- the LOC107474282 gene encoding uncharacterized protein LOC107474282, whose product MTMEKMIKHQELANKNHEASLRNLERQIGQLSKQIVAERPTSALPNDTIPNPKEECKAIQLRSGRTLENDKEANKKHVENDIGSKKRVGEKDKQDQEESKQKEEELQASKKGKQIMKEHPQEQKKKGLPPKLKDPGSFFLSCTIGSMPLDKALCDLGASINLMPLSLMMQLAIEELRTTRMSLQMADRSLKIPNGVVENLLVKVGEFIFPTDFVILDIEKEEHNSIILGRPFLATTRAIIDVEKGEMFLRVHDEQMIINVFKAIEYPPEKAQHMRVEMIEKLIEEVFEANGQEEQEEETEAVQEVSEEQGLKFPPKARQRRNQNKI is encoded by the exons ATGACGATGGAAAAGATGATCAAGCATCAAGAATTGGCCAATAAGAACCATGAAGCTTCATTAAGGAATCTGGAAAGACAAATTGGACAACTGTCCAAGCAAATAGTGGCTGAAAGACCAACTAGTGCACTTCCAAATGATACCATTCCCAATCCCAAAGAAGAATGTAAAGCAAtccaattaaggagtggaagaaCCCTGGAGAATGACAAAGAAGCTAACAAGAAGCATGTGGAGAATGATATTGGCAGCAAGAAGCGAGTAGGAGAAAAAGACAAGCAAGACCAAGAGGAGTCCAAACAGAAGGAGGAAGAGCTCCAGGCTTCAAAGAAAGGAAAACAAATAATGAAGGAGCATCCACAAGAACAGAAGAAG AAAGGACTACCACCAAAGCTCAAGGACCCTGGAAGCTTCTTTCTATCATGTACTATTGGTAGCATGCCATTGGACAAAGCCCTCTGTGATctaggagcaagcatcaacttgaTGCCTCTCTCATTAATGATGCAACTTGCAATAGAGGAACTCAGAACAACTAGAATGTCACTTCAAATGGCAGATCGGTCACTCAAGATACCTAATGGAGTGGTGGAGAAtttgttagtgaaggttggagAATTCATCTTCCCTACTGACTTTGTCATTTTAGACATAGAAAAAGAAGAGCATAACTCAATTATCTTGGGTAGacctttcttggccacaacaagGGCCATTATAGATGTAGAGAAAGGTGAAATGTTCCTCAGAGTGCATGATGAACAAATGATCATCAATGTCTTCAAAGCTATAGAATACCCTCCTGAGAAAGCACAGCACATGAGAGTGGAAATGATAGAAAAACTGATAGAGGAAGTGTTTGAAGCCAACGgtcaagaagaacaagaagaagagacAGAAGCCGTTCAAGAAGTCTCTGAAGAACAAGGACTGAAATTCCCTCCAAAGGCGAGACAAAGGAGAAACCAAAACAAGATCTGA